The genomic DNA CGGCCCGAGCTCGGTCCCGGCACCGTCGTCGTGCCCGACCAGGTGGTCGACCGCACGTGGGGCCGGGACCACACCGTGTATGACGCGGAGGGGCCTGTCGTGCACGTCGGGTTCGCCGACCCCTACTGCCCGCACGGGCGGGAGGTGGCGATCAGGGCTGCCCGCGGCGCGGGCCTCGAGGTGGCCGACTCGGGGACCCTGGTGGTCATCAACGGTCCGCGGTTCTCCTCCAAGGCCGAGTCCGCGTGGCACCAGCAGGCCGGGTGGACGGTCGTCGGCATGACGGGGATGCCCGAGGCCTCGATCGCCCGCGAGCTCGCGATGTGCTTCACCACCATCGCCCTCGTCACCGACCACGACGCCGGTGTCGACGGTGGTGAGGCGGTCACCCACGAGGAGGTCCTGGCCGTCTTCGGTCGGAACGTCGACAAGCTCAAGGCGGTGCTGCGCTCCGCCCTGGCGGCGCTGCCGGAGTCCGAGCCCGACGACACCGCCGGCTGCTCGTGCCGGCGGGCCCTCGACGGCATCACCCTGCCCTTCGCGCTGCCGGGCTGAGGTCGGGAGTCAGGGTGGCGACGACAGCAGGACAGCTGCTCGACCGGCTGCGGGGTCCCGGGCGTCGCCGCGAGTGGCGCCGTCGGGTGCTGCGCCGTGCAGTGGCCGCTGCCTGTGCCGTCGCCGCGGTGCTCGGGGTCATCGCCCTGGCCCGCGCTCCGAAAGGTGGCCCCCTCACGCCGGTGGTGGTCGCTGCCAGACCTCTCGCGGTCGGCGAGGTCGCCACCCCGGACGCCCTCCAGGTGCGGCTGTTCCCTGCGGAGCTGGTCCCCGACGATGCCGCGAACACCGTGGCCCAGGTCGTCGGCCGCCCCCTCACGGCGACCCTCAGCCGCGGGGAGCCCGTGACCACCGAGCGCACCCGCCCGGCGAGCGTGCTCACCGGTCAGCCGGTGGACCTGCTCGCCTTTCACGTGATGATCGCCGACGCCCAGTCGGTGGCCATGGTCCGGCCCGGCGACCGCGTCGACCTCGTCGGCCCCGGGGGCGTCGTCGCGCGCAGCGCCCCGGTGCTCGCGGTCGATCCCGTCTTCACCACCGACTTCGGCGCGGTGCTCAACGGACCCGGGTCGTCCAGCGGCAACAACACCGCGGGTTCGGGACTCACCGTGGCCGTCAACCAGCCGACGATCCTCGACCTGTCCGCCGCCCAGCAGGACGTCCTCGGTCGGCCCCAGCTCACCCTGGTGCTGCGCTCGCGCTGAGTGGTGGTCCTGTCGACCGCCGGCGATGACCCGACATGCCGGGCGTCCACCCGCAGACGTGGGCTGTGCTGGTCGCTAGCGTGGAGGCACTGCTCCACTCATCAAGGGTCGGAAACAACCAACAGAAGGGTCGGGATCCCATGAAGGGTTTCAAGGACTTCGTCATGCGGGGCAACCTCGTCGAGCTCGCCGTCGCGTTCGTCATCGGCGCAGCCTTCGCCACCGTGGTCAAGGCGTTCACCGATGTCTTTGTCGCGCTCATCGGCAAGCTCGGGGACCAGCCGAACTTCGACACCTACCGGCCCGGCGGTGTGCCCGTCGGCGCATTCCTCACGGCCCTGATCGCATTCCTCATCATGGCCTTCGTCGTCTACTTCTTCGTCGTGAAGCCGTACGAGCTGGCCAAGGCCCGCTTCGCCGCGGCCCCCGAGGTCGACGCGGCGCCGGATGAGAGCGTCATCCTGCTGCGCGAGATCCGCGACTCCCTCAACCGCCCCATCTGAGCCGACGCGGGCCCGTCCCGCCGCACTGGGTCAGTCCTTGCCCCAGTGCGGCGGGCGCTGCTCGAGCAGCCAGCGGTCGTACGCCGAGAGGTTTCGCTGCTCACCCCAGCCGGCGTCGGTGTCGTCCTTGGTCTGCTCGGGGGCCTTCGGCTGGGCCGTCGCCTCTGCTGACTCCGTCGCCGGCGCCTGCGCCTGCGGCATCGCGTCCTGGTCGGCGACGGCCGGCCCGGGGAGCTGGAGCCCGGGCTGGGTGTTGGTGGGCTTGGACGTGGCCCGCCGTCCCCTGACCCGCCGCTTGCGAGCCGCCTGGTCCGGCGCGGGGGCGAAGTCGTCGGCGACCAACCCGTCGAAGGCGAGCTGCGCCTCGGCCGCGGGCTGGCTGGCCTCTGGGTCGCCTGCTCCGACCTCGGGGGCCGGGAGCTCGGCGGCCTGCGGCCCGGGCTCGGCGGACTCGGGCTCGGCGGACTCGGGCTCGGCGGACTCGGGCTGGCCGGCCTCCGGCTCGATGGCGACAGCATCGACCGGCGGCGCCACCCCGTCCGGCCGCGCGAGGTCGTCCTGCGCGGTCGGGGTGATGATCGCGGGGACGACAGCTCCGGAGACGAGCTCCTGCGCTCGCCGACGTGACGCAGCCCGCTGCACCGCGGCGTGCACGCGGGAGACGTCGCGCGCCGGGTCGCGGAACAGGTCTGTCGTCCAGACCCGCAGGTGCTCCCAGCCGAGGCGGCTGAGCTGCTCGCCGCGCAGCCGGTCCCGGTCGCGGGTGCTCTGCATCGCGGCATACGCGGGACCGTCGGTCTCCACCGCCACGAGCACCACGCCGGGACGGTCGGGGTCCTCGACGGCGAGGTCGACCGGGTGGCCCGCACCTCCGAAGGCCTCGTGCACGACGAGCCCGGACTCGCGCAGTCGACGCGCGAACTCGGCGCGGACCAGCCCGCCGAGCGGCGGGGCAGGCGTCGCCGGCAAGGGGTCGGCAGGTGCGTCGACCGTCGCGCTCGTCGGCTCGGCACCCGCCTCTGGCGACGAGTCCTCGCCAGTCACGTCGGCCACGGGCTCGGACGTCGACGGCTGGGTGACGGGCCCCGGGAGGGTGCCGTCGGCGGCATACAGGAGGAAGTCGCGCAGCATGACCGCACCGCGGGCCTTGAGCCTGGTGGGATCCAGGTCGGAGGCGAGCAGCGAGGAGACCACCGTCATCCGGCGGCGGGCGCGGGTGATGGCGACGTTGAGGCGGCGCTCGCCACCCTCGAGGTTCAGCGGGCCGAACCGGTGCAGCACCCGACCGTGCGGCGTCTTGCCGTAGCCGACGGACAGGATGATGGCGTCGCGCTCGTCGCCCTGGACACGTTCGAGGTTCTTGACGAAGAAGCGCTCGCGGCGGTCCTCGTCGAAGAAGTCGCCGACCCCCTCGGCCCCGAGCAGCGCCTTGCGCAGCGCGTCGTCGAGACGGGTGGCGTGCTTGATGCCGAGCGCGATGACGCCGAGCGACTCCTGCGGCCGGGTGCGGGCGTGCTCGAGGACGAGGGCGACCACGCGGTCCACCTCGGCCTCGGTCGACTCGATGGCCTCCTCGCCGGGGGCGACGACCCCCGAGCCCTCGACGGACTCGAGCCGCACGACGGCGTCGGTGCCCGTGCCGGGGAAGGTCACGAGCGAGCCGTCGTACATCTCACGGTTGGCGAACGCGACCAGGCGCTCGTCGAGCGAGCGGTAGTGCCACGAGAGGCGACGGGTCGGCAGGGCAGCGGTGAGGACGTCGAGCACCGACTCGAACCCCTCGGTCAGCGTGTCGGAGTCGGGGGCGAGGTCCTCGTCGACCGCTGAGGTGAAGAAATTCGTCGGCGGGAGCTGGCGCTCGTCGCCGGCGACCACGACCTGGTGGGCGCGCGAGATCGCCGACACGGCCTGCGCGGGCGGGATCTGCGAGGCCTCGTCGAAGATGACGACGTCGAACCAGCGGCCGGGTGGCAGCACCGACGCGACGACGAGCGGGCTCATCGCCCACGCAGGCTTGGCCGCGGTCAGGGTCTCCCCCGCCTTGGGCAGCAGCTCGCGCAGCGGCCGGTGGCGGCGGGACTTGCCCGCCTCGGCGCGCACGAGCGCCTCCTGCTCGGGGTGGTCGGCCAGCACCTCGCGCAGGCGGCGGGCCGCTCCGGCGCGGACGCGGTCGGCGCTGGCGGCGAGGTGGGCGTGGTCGGCGGCGACGTACTCGGCGGCGACCCGCTGGAGCTGCGCACCGTCGTGGGCTCCGTACCGGGAGTCGCGGACCACGAGGTCCTCGGAAAGCGAGGTCCACCAGACGAAGTCGAGCTCGGCCGAGACGTGGTCCGCCTCGACACCGCGGCGGGCCAGGTCGTCGACGAGCGGGCCCATCCCGGCAGCCCGCAGCGCGTCGAGCGCACCGAGGACGCGGGGCACGACGGTGAGCCGCTCGGGGCGAGCGGCGAGGTCGGCCATCCGCTGCTGGAGCTCGGGCAGCGGGGTGCCCATGAGGTCACCGCCGGCGGCGGTCGGGGCCAGTCGCTCACCGAGCCAGCGCAGGTCCTCCGCGAGGGACTCGTATGCAGCCCGCGCCCGGTCGAGGTCGAGCGGGATCTCGGGGCGGCCACCGGCACCGGCCATCGCCTGCCACGACGTGCGCTGCTGCTGGGCACCGACGAGCGCGCCGTGCAGGTCGGCGGGCGGCGGACCGGGGCGCAGCAGCGAGCGGGCCTGACGGCGCAGTCGCCACCGGGAGTACAGGCCCAGGTCGACGTCGTGCTCGGACCGGTAGGACTTCGAGCCGGTCGCGGCGACGAGGTCGCCGAGCGGGATGTCGAAGACCTCGGGCCGGAACACCTCGAGGGTGTCGCGGACCCGGGAGACCGAGTCGAGGACCACGCCCCAGTCGCCGACCCGCTCCGCCTTGGGGAGGTTCACCTCGGCGAAGACCTCGGTCATGGTCTGCTCGACGTCCTGGAGCTGTCCCTCGGCCAGGCGGCTGCTGACCTCG from Pedococcus aerophilus includes the following:
- the mscL gene encoding large conductance mechanosensitive channel protein MscL; its protein translation is MKGFKDFVMRGNLVELAVAFVIGAAFATVVKAFTDVFVALIGKLGDQPNFDTYRPGGVPVGAFLTALIAFLIMAFVVYFFVVKPYELAKARFAAAPEVDAAPDESVILLREIRDSLNRPI
- a CDS encoding SAF domain-containing protein, yielding MATTAGQLLDRLRGPGRRREWRRRVLRRAVAAACAVAAVLGVIALARAPKGGPLTPVVVAARPLAVGEVATPDALQVRLFPAELVPDDAANTVAQVVGRPLTATLSRGEPVTTERTRPASVLTGQPVDLLAFHVMIADAQSVAMVRPGDRVDLVGPGGVVARSAPVLAVDPVFTTDFGAVLNGPGSSSGNNTAGSGLTVAVNQPTILDLSAAQQDVLGRPQLTLVLRSR
- a CDS encoding S-methyl-5'-thioadenosine phosphorylase — its product is MTSEQPRADLGLIGGSGFYEFFDQAERVSVTTPFGDPSDDLVIGDVDGRRVAFIARHGQGHRFPPHRVNYRANLWALRSVGVRQVLAPCAVGSLRPELGPGTVVVPDQVVDRTWGRDHTVYDAEGPVVHVGFADPYCPHGREVAIRAARGAGLEVADSGTLVVINGPRFSSKAESAWHQQAGWTVVGMTGMPEASIARELAMCFTTIALVTDHDAGVDGGEAVTHEEVLAVFGRNVDKLKAVLRSALAALPESEPDDTAGCSCRRALDGITLPFALPG
- a CDS encoding AAA domain-containing protein — its product is MNQPTDETPTAPAADPDPRGERVAAAVQTWQRHLVDLGGRNTLLWYRDLPTGTLDLSTAHPGGLAMLLAGRPTRLSDLVREPAALDEARRRARTIRSKTVELSEERGIAAGFIAIGMATWTVRGANRPPAAPVLLRPCVLRPTGAAREDFDLDLGNDVEFNPVLEHYLRSEQGIDFDTDALEDLASSGSTFDPYPVYERLKQLCKGVPDFAITPRLVVGTFSYAKLPMVADLAAQGSSLADHDVVAALAGDPGALRAVRTQVPEFPADADPSHELLILDADSTQQAAIDAVRSGAHLVIKGPPGTGKSQTIANLIASLAGEGKRVLFVAEKRAAIDAVLGRLHSVGLSDLVLDAYDGASNKRRLAQEFGKALERGTTTTEPDTADLERDLVDRRATLVEHSKALHEVRQPWGVSAHQAQEAIATLGAARHSPTSRVRVRGQQLADLDRRRVQELGRQLTEAASLGAWSTDAGTDPWFGARIPTSEEAVRAREVSSRLAEGQLQDVEQTMTEVFAEVNLPKAERVGDWGVVLDSVSRVRDTLEVFRPEVFDIPLGDLVAATGSKSYRSEHDVDLGLYSRWRLRRQARSLLRPGPPPADLHGALVGAQQQRTSWQAMAGAGGRPEIPLDLDRARAAYESLAEDLRWLGERLAPTAAGGDLMGTPLPELQQRMADLAARPERLTVVPRVLGALDALRAAGMGPLVDDLARRGVEADHVSAELDFVWWTSLSEDLVVRDSRYGAHDGAQLQRVAAEYVAADHAHLAASADRVRAGAARRLREVLADHPEQEALVRAEAGKSRRHRPLRELLPKAGETLTAAKPAWAMSPLVVASVLPPGRWFDVVIFDEASQIPPAQAVSAISRAHQVVVAGDERQLPPTNFFTSAVDEDLAPDSDTLTEGFESVLDVLTAALPTRRLSWHYRSLDERLVAFANREMYDGSLVTFPGTGTDAVVRLESVEGSGVVAPGEEAIESTEAEVDRVVALVLEHARTRPQESLGVIALGIKHATRLDDALRKALLGAEGVGDFFDEDRRERFFVKNLERVQGDERDAIILSVGYGKTPHGRVLHRFGPLNLEGGERRLNVAITRARRRMTVVSSLLASDLDPTRLKARGAVMLRDFLLYAADGTLPGPVTQPSTSEPVADVTGEDSSPEAGAEPTSATVDAPADPLPATPAPPLGGLVRAEFARRLRESGLVVHEAFGGAGHPVDLAVEDPDRPGVVLVAVETDGPAYAAMQSTRDRDRLRGEQLSRLGWEHLRVWTTDLFRDPARDVSRVHAAVQRAASRRRAQELVSGAVVPAIITPTAQDDLARPDGVAPPVDAVAIEPEAGQPESAEPESAEPESAEPGPQAAELPAPEVGAGDPEASQPAAEAQLAFDGLVADDFAPAPDQAARKRRVRGRRATSKPTNTQPGLQLPGPAVADQDAMPQAQAPATESAEATAQPKAPEQTKDDTDAGWGEQRNLSAYDRWLLEQRPPHWGKD